One part of the Kryptolebias marmoratus isolate JLee-2015 linkage group LG2, ASM164957v2, whole genome shotgun sequence genome encodes these proteins:
- the hdac12 gene encoding uncharacterized protein SYNPCC7002_A1628 yields the protein MTRIKQILSRSRLVGVVLISSRCFHAELVRPESSGLPIIHHGKCVCELPPSHRFPMGKFPRVFHFLLKDQVITEKQVWIPEIASEDVLSCVHSEDYLKNFINGTINEAEQRRTGFPWSEDLVRRCRYETGGTVLAAEVALQRGLACSTAGGTHHAFPNYGSGFCLLNNLAVAAKYLMNKSPSKRKILIVDLDVHQGDGTAFIFKEEPYVFTFSVHCGKNFPLFKQQSDLDVSVEDGLEDEEYLSTVNSHLPGVLETFRPDLVLYDAGVDPHWEDELGRLRLTDQGLYQRDLYVLRAAVSRGIPVATVIGGGYS from the exons ATGACTCGAATAAAGCAAATACTCTCCCGAAGTCGGCTGGTTGGAGTAGTTCTTATCTCGTCCAGGTGTTTCCATGCGGAACTT GTACGACCCGAGTCCAGCGGCCTTCCCATAATTCATCAcggcaaatgtgtgtgtgagcttccACCCAGCCACAGGTTTCCAATGGGCAAGTTTCCCCGCGTTTTCCACTTTTTACTGAAAGACCAAGTCATCACAGAGAAACAG GTTTGGATCCCTGAAATTGCCTCAGAAGACGTGCTTAGCTGTGTGCACTCTGAGGATTACCTGAAAAACTTTATAAACGGGACGATAAATGAGGCCGAGCAGAGGAGGACCGGGTTTCCCTGGAGTGAGGATCTAGTGAGACGCTGTCGATATGAAACAG GCGGGACTGTTCTTGCTGCTGAGGTGGCTCTGCAGAGGGGTCTGGCTTGCAGCACAGCAGGAGGAACCCATCATGCTTTCCCAAACTATGGCTCAGGGTTTTGTCTCCTGAACAACTTGGCTGTCGCAGCCAAATACCTGATGAACAAGTCGCCGAGCAAACGGAAGATTCTAATTGTGGATTTAGATGTGCATCAG GGTGATGGcactgcttttatatttaaagaggAGCCATATGTGTTTACATTCTCAGTGCATTGTGGGAAGAATTTCCCCCTCTTCAAACAACAGAGTGACCTAGATGTTAGCGTGGAGGATGGGCTAGAAGACGAGGAGTACCTCTCTACAG TGAATTCCCACCTCCCAGGGGTTCTGGAGACTTTTCGCCCAGACTTGGTTTTATATGACGCGGGGGTGGATCCTCATTGGGAGGATGAACTTGGGAGACTCCGTCTGACAGATCAAG GGCTCTACCAGAGAGATCTTTATGTGCTAAGAGCTGCAGTGAGCAGAGGTATTCCTGTCGCCACTGTTATTGGTGGAGGATACTCCTGA
- the n4bp2l2 gene encoding NEDD4-binding protein 2-like 2, whose product MSTMSHSNSSPSRSIAIEESCVEEKTGNYSADKSPKCESSDHSSPDKCLRERVLKEVGLTSTAFIGPAFPPKTSTAKCDIDDSLSKFYKELEKIDPPNQAKSNPERDDIQQSPEAPASKEAWDEPEGKHLITRTSAKTNSYQNNCERTKFSWPHWYQNEPYQLKQQRPASNQRAYPPSFNRPTHPRFFTPRFPHQPHQPSYPNPQNPPPYMSHTLERSGMTNQYYNKFPARPPPHRCLDPSQGFYGNPPPPFGWNDTDSDNGTVGWSRDRREERSWCHENYDRHQRYVSVNEHWRQQHHDQSHDNTHGFHSALVLILMRGLPGSGKTTLARELLSTAPSGVILSTDDYFAQTNGYRYDVELLGAAHEWNQNRAKYALQDGRSPIIIDNTNLQYWEMKPYVKMALERGYKVDFCEPDTSWKFDPYELEKRNKHGVPHEKIAQMMDRFSSPISIDIVMNSQEPAHVNQRRQAEQLQIRKTHFL is encoded by the exons ATGTCTACG ATGTCTCATTCAAATTCCTCCCCATCGCGCTCCATCGCCATTGAAGAGTCTTGTGTGGAAGAAAAGACTGGAAATTACTCTGCTGATAAAAGTCCTAAATGTGAGAGCAGTGACCACAGCAGTCCAGACAAGTGTTTAAGAGAGCGAGTGTTGAAGGAGGTAGGACTCACCAGCACAGCCTTCATTGGTCCAGCATTTCCCCCCAAGACGTCCACAGCCAAATGTGACATAGATGACTCCCTGAGTAAGTTTTACAAAGAACTGGAGAAGATTGATCCACCAAATCAAGCTAAAAGTAATCCTGAAAGAGATGATATTCAGCAGTCTCCTGAAGCACCTGCCAGCAAAGAGGCTTGGGATGAACCTGAGGGGAAACATCTCATTACAAGGacttctgcaaaaacaaacagctaccAGAATAACTGTGAACGGACAAAGTTCTCCTGGCCTCACTGGTATCAAAATGAGCCATACCAACTCAAACAACAGAGGCCAGCATCCAACCAGAGGGCTTATCCTCCATCATTCAACAGGCCAACACATCCCAGATTTTTCACACCGCGTTTCCCTCACCAGCCACATCAGCCATCCTACCCTAATCCACAAAACCCGCCACCCTATATGAGTCACACCTTGGAGAGGTCTGGAATGACAAACCAGTATTACAACAAGTTTCCAGCACGTCCACCTCCACATAGATGCCTTGACCCATCTCAGGGCTTTTATGGAAATCCTCCTCCACCCTTTGGTTGGAATGACACAGACTCAGATAATGGAACTGTTGGGTGGTCTAGGGATAGGAGAGAAGAGCGGTCTTGGTGTCATGAAAACTATGACAGGCATCAGAGGTATGTGTCAGTAAATGAACATTGGAGGCAACAGCATCACGACCAATCGCACGACAATACGCACGGATTCCATTCAGCCTTGGTGCTAATCCTAATGAGGGGATTACCAGGATCTGGGAAAACAACATTGGCAAG GGAGCTCCTGTCCACTGCTCCTAGTGGGGTCATTCTGAGCACAGATGATTACTTTGCTCAGACTAATGGCTACCGCTATGATGTCGAGCTTCTTGGGGCAGCACATGAATGGAACCAGAACAGAG CTAAATATGCCTTGCAAGATGGCCGCTCTCCCATTATTATTGACAACACAAACCTCCAATATTGGGAAATGAAGCCATATGTCAAAATG GCCTTAGAGAGAGGATACAAGGTGGACTTTTGTGAACCTGACACCAGCTGGAAGTTTGATCCGTATGAGCTGGAGAA GCGGAACAAACACGGCGTTCCTCATGAGAAGATCGCACAGATGATGGATCGGTTTTCATCTCCCATTTCTATAGACATCGTCATGAATTCACAAGAACCGGCTCATGTGAACCAGAGACGTCaagcagagcagctgcagatcaggaaaacacattttctttag
- the trmt9b gene encoding probable tRNA methyltransferase 9B, protein MNMMEEAASQLEREHVHSVYDRIAPYFNDSRYKAWPKVRQFLLELPPGSIIADIGCGNGKYLHINKEVFKLGCDVCRPLVDFAWSQGHEVQMCDGLHLPYRDGCFDAVLSIAVIHHFSTKERRIRAIKEMARTLRVGGRIMIYVWAMEQKRRKFEKQDIFVPWNPNPHLPCGFSRDDVKSRRRATAQSVSEAIENSDKHRKVRSTSSVTDEEDLPSSMPQKATQRLWFFSRSLDSVFDFGSLAISWPSSRDLRRLSSPTGEKEGNKSSLHRRGRGLIKQVSSFFSPPSVIGSEEDVFDSVTELHKEPEDSGGTDSTVNNNGTEKPDISVSLAQECGSLALPDLISLQKQSGDERDEGPQGDEQQVSTQSPQVGEGQVEASCLRYYHVFREGELAELIEHNVEELHVKNTYFDHSNWCVVAEKIQLWKI, encoded by the exons ATGAACATGATGGAGGAGGCTGCCAGTCAGCTGGAGAGGGAGCACGTGCACAGTGTCTATGACAGGATCGCTCCATATTTCAACGACAGCCGCTACAAAGCCTGGCCCAAAGTGCGACAGTTCCTGCTGGAGCTGCCGCCTGGGAGCATCATCGCTGATATTG GCTGTGGCAATGGCAAGTATCTCCACATCAATAAGGAAGTGTTCAAGCTGGGGTGCGATGTTTGTCGCCCCCTGGTGGACTTTGCTTGGAGTCAGGGACACGAGGTGCAGATGTGCGACGGGCTGCACTTGCCTTACAGAGATGGCTGCTTTGATGCTGTGCTCTCCATTGCAG TCATTCATCACTTTTCCACCAAAGAACGTCGCATTCGAGCAATAAAGGAGATGGCTCGTACCCTGCGGGTGGGTGGCCGCATTATGATCTACGTGTGGGCCATGGAGCAGAAGCGGCGCAAATTTGAGAAACAGGACATCTTCGTTCCCTGGAACCCCAATCCTCATTTGCCCTGCGGCTTCAGCAGAGACGATGTCAAATCCAGAAGACGAGCCACGGCACAGAGTGTGAGCGAAGCCATAGAGAACTCTGACAAGCACAGGAAGGTTAGAAGCACATCTTCTGTGACAGACGAAGAAGATCTGCCCAGCTCCATGCCGCAGAAGGCAACACAGAGACTGTGGTTCTTCTCCAGGTCTCTGGATTCCGTCTTTGACTTTGGGAGCTTGGCCATCTCCTGGCCGTCTTCCAGAGACCTGAGACGTTTATCTTCGCCTACGGGGGAAAAAGAGGGGAACAAGTCCAGCCTACACAGGAGAGGACGAGGGCTCATCAAGCAAGTCTCGAGCTTCTTTTCCCCTCCGTCTGTGATCGGCTCAGAGGAGGACGTCTTCGACTCGGTCACGGAACTGCACAAGGAACCGGAGGATTCTGGAGGCACTGACAGCACTGTTAACAACAACGGCACAGAAAAACCAGACATCTCAGTATCTTTAGCCCAGGAGTGTGGCTCTCTTGCTTTGCCTGATTTAATTTCTTTGCAGAAACAGTCTGGAGATGAAAGGGATGAGGGGCCTCAGGGAGACGAGCAGCAGGTTAGCACTCAGAGTCCTCAGGTGGGTGAAGGCCAGGTGGAAGCCTCCTGTCTGAGGTACTACCATGTCTTCAGAGAGGGAGAGCTGGCAGAGCTCATAGAGCATAACGTCGAAGAGCTCCATGTAAAAAACACCTACTTTGACCATTCCAATTGGTGCGTGGTGGCAGAGAAAATTCAGTTATGGAAAATATga